A genomic segment from Capra hircus breed San Clemente chromosome 15, ASM170441v1, whole genome shotgun sequence encodes:
- the APLNR gene encoding apelin receptor, giving the protein MEEGGEYDGYYGADNQSECEYADWQSSGALIPAIYMVVFVLGTAGNGLVLWTVFRSGRDRRRAADVFIASLAVADLTFVVTLPLWATYTYRDYDWPFGAFACKLSSYLIFVNMYASVFCLTGLSLDRYLAIVRPVANARLRPRVGGAVATAGLWALASLLALPVLVFRTTGAALPGENSTKAQCYMDYSLVASPDAEWAWDVGLGVSSTVLGFVGPFAVMLTCYFCIGRTVAGHFGKERARGLRKRRRLLAIIAVLVLTFALCWLPYHLVKTLYVLGSLLRWPCAFDLFLMNVFPYCTCISYVNSCLNPFLYAFFDPRFRQACASVLCWGRRGCGGAWRAGGSSGGGRGGGAGDKSASSSSSASSVQSQGPGPGGAGKGGEPMLEKSIPYSQETLVVD; this is encoded by the coding sequence ATGGAAGAAGGTGGGGAGTATGACGGCTACTATGGGGCGGACAACCAGTCTGAGTGTGAGTACGCGGATTGGCAGTCCTCCGGCGCCCTCATCCCCGCCATCTACATGGTGGTCTTCGTCCTGGGGACGGCGGGCAACGGGCTGGTGCTCTGGACCGTCTTCCGCAGCGGCCGGGACCGGCGGCGGGCAGCCGACGTCTTCATCGCCAGCCTGGCGGTGGCTGACCTCACCTTCGTGGTGACCCTGCCGCTCTGGGCCACCTACACCTATCGGGACTACGACTGGCCCTTCGGGGCCTTCGCCTGCAAGCTCAGCAGCTATCTCATCTTCGTCAACATGTACGCCAGCGTCTTCTGCCTCACCGGCCTCAGCCTGGACCGCTACCTGGCCATCGTGAGGCCGGTGGCCAACGCCCGGCTGCGGCCGCGGGTCGGCGGCGCCGTGGCCACGGCCGGGCTGTGGGCGCTGGCCAGCCTGCTCGCCCTGCCCGTGCTCGTCTTCCGCACCACCGGCGCCGCGCTGCCGGGGGAGAACAGCACCAAGGCGCAGTGCTACATGGACTACTCGCTGGTGGCCAGCCCCGACGCCGAGTGGGCCTGGGATGTGGGCCTGGGCGTCTCGTCCACCGTGCTGGGCTTCGTGGGGCCCTTCGCCGTCATGCTGACCTGCTACTTCTGCATCGGCCGCACGGTGGCCGGCCACTTCGGCAAGGAGCGCGCGCGGGGCCTGCGCAAGCGCCGGCGGCTGCTGGCCATCATCGCCGTGCTGGTGCTGACCTTCGCCCTCTGCTGGCTGCCCTACCACCTGGTCAAGACCCTCTACGTGCTGGGCAGCCTGCTGCGCTGGCCCTGCGCCTTCGACCTCTTCCTCATGAACGTCTTCCCCTACTGCACCTGCATCAGCTACGTCAACAGCTGCCTCAACCCCTTCCTCTACGCCTTCTTCGACCCCCGCTTCCGCCAGGCCTGCGCCTCGGTGCTCTGCTGGGGCCGCCGGGGCTGCGGCGGCGCCTGGCGCGCGggcggcagcagcggcggcggccgGGGCGGCGGCGCCGGGGACAAGTcggccagctcctcctcctcagcGTCGTCGGTGCAGAGCCAGGGTCCCGGGCCCGGCGGCGCGGGGAAGGGCGGGGAGCCGATGCTGGAGAAGTCCATCCCCTACAGCCAGGAGACCCTCGTGGTGGACTAG